The following are from one region of the Hymenobacter sp. YIM 151858-1 genome:
- the pheS gene encoding phenylalanine--tRNA ligase subunit alpha, with the protein MQDTIQQLREEIEGYDVSTAQQLDQFRIAYTGRKGRLADLFDQLKTVAAEDRRAVGQQLNQLKQLAQDKFDQRRQQLEDEAATQPADPGYDYTLPPVPGALGTRHPLSLVRDEIVRIFSRIGFNVAEGPEIEDDWHNFSALNFAENHPAREMQDTFFLADGVTSDTEQVTGADGAVSPVTSSPHHLLRTHTSTVQVRLMQSQKPPIRSIMPGRVYRNEAISARAHMVFHQIEGLYIDENVSFADLKQTIYYFAQEFYGKDVKMRMRPSYFPFTEPSTEIDISCLICKGAGCNICKYTGWVEIMGAGMVDPNVLRNCGIDPERYSGFAFGMGLERPTMLKYQIKDLRLFTQNDMRFLRQFEAIH; encoded by the coding sequence ATGCAGGACACGATTCAACAGCTTCGGGAGGAAATAGAGGGCTACGACGTTTCGACGGCGCAGCAGCTCGATCAGTTTCGCATTGCCTACACGGGCCGCAAAGGCCGCCTGGCCGACCTGTTCGACCAGCTCAAGACGGTAGCGGCCGAAGACCGCCGCGCCGTGGGCCAGCAGCTAAACCAGCTGAAGCAGCTGGCGCAGGATAAATTCGACCAGCGCCGCCAGCAGCTCGAAGACGAAGCCGCAACCCAACCCGCCGACCCGGGCTACGACTACACCCTGCCGCCCGTGCCGGGCGCCCTCGGTACGCGCCACCCCTTGAGCCTGGTGCGCGACGAAATCGTGCGCATCTTCTCGCGCATCGGCTTCAACGTGGCCGAGGGGCCCGAAATTGAGGACGACTGGCACAACTTTTCGGCCCTCAACTTCGCCGAAAACCACCCCGCCCGCGAAATGCAGGATACTTTTTTCCTGGCGGATGGGGTAACAAGTGACACGGAACAGGTAACAGGTGCGGATGGCGCCGTGTCACCTGTCACCTCATCACCTCATCACCTCTTGCGCACGCACACCAGCACCGTGCAGGTGCGCCTGATGCAAAGCCAGAAGCCGCCCATCCGCAGCATCATGCCGGGCCGCGTGTACCGCAACGAGGCCATTTCGGCCCGCGCGCACATGGTGTTCCACCAGATCGAGGGTTTGTACATCGACGAAAACGTGAGCTTCGCCGACCTGAAGCAAACCATCTACTACTTCGCGCAGGAGTTTTACGGCAAGGACGTGAAGATGCGGATGCGCCCCTCCTACTTCCCCTTCACCGAGCCCAGCACCGAGATTGATATTTCGTGCCTGATTTGCAAAGGCGCGGGCTGCAACATCTGCAAATACACCGGCTGGGTCGAGATTATGGGCGCGGGCATGGTCGATCCGAACGTGCTGCGCAACTGCGGCATCGACCCCGAGCGTTACTCCGGCTTTGCCTTCGGCATGGGCCTGGAGCGCCCCACCATGCTCAAGTACCAGATCAAAGACCTGCGCCTGTTCACCCAAAACGACATGCGCTTCCTGCGCCAGTTCGAGGCCATTCACTAG
- a CDS encoding 3-hydroxyacyl-CoA dehydrogenase NAD-binding domain-containing protein, whose translation MTSPAAFQTIAVVGAGTMGAGIAQLCLQAGYRTLLYDVSQNMLLRGQQGIEAGLGKLVEKGRISAADRDAALGRLVLTHDLEKVQADIVIEAVVEKMSVKHQLFIDLAAINNTSTVLASNTSTFPITQLAAPVPHPERVVGMHFFNPAPLMPLVEVISGVATAPEVAEQVRQLAVALGKKPVLAADAPGFIVNRVARHYYVESLKALEENVAPLETIDELLESAGFRMGPFKLMDLIGVDTNFAVTSSLYHAFHYDPKFRPSRIQQQKVDAGHHGRKSGRGFYQY comes from the coding sequence ATGACCTCTCCTGCTGCATTCCAAACAATCGCCGTGGTTGGCGCCGGCACCATGGGTGCCGGCATTGCCCAGCTGTGCCTGCAAGCCGGCTACCGCACCTTGCTCTACGATGTAAGCCAGAACATGCTGCTGCGGGGCCAGCAGGGCATTGAAGCCGGCCTAGGTAAGCTGGTGGAAAAGGGCCGCATAAGCGCCGCCGACCGCGACGCCGCCCTGGGTCGCCTCGTCCTGACCCACGATCTGGAGAAGGTGCAGGCCGACATCGTGATTGAAGCCGTGGTGGAAAAGATGAGCGTAAAGCACCAGCTGTTTATCGATCTGGCGGCCATCAATAACACCAGCACGGTACTGGCCTCCAACACCAGCACCTTTCCTATTACACAGCTGGCAGCCCCCGTGCCCCACCCCGAGCGCGTAGTGGGCATGCACTTCTTCAACCCCGCCCCGCTGATGCCGCTCGTGGAGGTTATTTCGGGCGTTGCCACCGCTCCCGAGGTAGCCGAACAGGTGCGCCAACTGGCGGTAGCGCTGGGCAAGAAGCCCGTGCTGGCCGCCGATGCGCCCGGTTTTATCGTGAACCGCGTAGCCCGGCACTATTACGTGGAAAGCCTGAAGGCGCTGGAAGAAAACGTAGCGCCGCTCGAAACCATTGATGAGCTGCTGGAGTCGGCGGGCTTCCGCATGGGGCCGTTCAAGCTGATGGATTTGATCGGCGTCGACACCAACTTTGCCGTAACCAGCTCGCTGTACCACGCCTTCCATTACGATCCTAAATTCCGCCCCAGCCGCATTCAACAGCAGAAAGTGGATGCCGGCCACCACGGGCGCAAGTCGGGCCGCGGCTTCTACCAATACTAG
- a CDS encoding QcrA and Rieske domain-containing protein → MAACSSNTAAEPGIPSAVVNEQLNLTNQQYAALRFDNGYVYLGGGVRGIVVVRQNAQQYLAFERNCPYEPYNACAKVTVDKSGFFMADSCCGSRFDMRGQVTSGPARRPLRQYSTALSGNLLYVTN, encoded by the coding sequence TTGGCAGCTTGCTCATCCAACACGGCCGCCGAGCCGGGCATACCGTCGGCGGTGGTAAACGAGCAACTCAACCTCACCAACCAGCAATACGCCGCTCTTCGCTTCGATAACGGCTACGTGTACCTAGGGGGCGGCGTGCGTGGCATTGTGGTGGTGCGGCAAAACGCGCAGCAGTACCTCGCCTTCGAGCGCAACTGTCCCTACGAGCCGTACAACGCCTGCGCCAAAGTCACCGTCGATAAGTCGGGCTTCTTCATGGCCGACTCTTGCTGCGGCTCCCGGTTTGATATGCGCGGGCAGGTAACCAGCGGCCCCGCCCGCCGTCCGCTGCGCCAATACAGCACGGCGCTATCCGGCAACTTGCTGTATGTCACGAACTAA
- a CDS encoding phage integrase SAM-like domain-containing protein, whose protein sequence is MAKQITYRKQISVRMSLRLAKRNKRGFCPVRMTARWHGEELQMDTGELVMPTGKNRRGKEESFWDAEAGQVVGDHPDKAYLNSRLAEWVRDVTQAFESVFDRAPFEKVSKEQLRAELFPPEVEEVPEPAEVVKPISRTFRQVLEEWKEENRNLGKDSLRKYDQLATMMETWRPDLRPEQVTQKIAKEYQQHLLDLQKSDATIKVHFTGLRKCLEQLGLPADMAWLQYSAKNAPQLDLEIEEVQRLIRWRPTSDVLAEERDRWLFQLFSGRRYEDLEKFDPRERITLTLEDGRKVPALLHAQGKTGNDAAVPLPPIAVNIGERWGWQFPARTWQQRGDYIKDIAQQAGLNREWDDRLITGGKVVHNWRPIWQVISTHTARHTAATLLKQVSNGNKALAKLVLGHAEEDVTDRYAKDKARLLAPAVLDAWQKILGDWYDRVPA, encoded by the coding sequence ATGGCAAAGCAGATTACCTACCGGAAACAGATCAGCGTGCGGATGAGCCTGCGGCTGGCCAAGCGCAATAAGCGGGGCTTCTGCCCGGTGCGAATGACGGCGCGCTGGCACGGGGAGGAACTGCAGATGGACACCGGGGAATTGGTAATGCCGACGGGAAAGAACCGGCGGGGTAAGGAAGAATCCTTTTGGGACGCGGAGGCGGGGCAGGTGGTCGGTGACCACCCCGACAAGGCGTACTTAAACTCCCGGCTGGCCGAATGGGTCAGGGACGTTACCCAGGCCTTCGAGTCGGTGTTTGACCGGGCGCCGTTTGAGAAGGTGAGCAAGGAGCAGCTGCGGGCTGAGCTGTTTCCGCCCGAAGTGGAAGAGGTTCCTGAACCGGCAGAGGTGGTCAAGCCAATCAGCCGCACGTTCCGACAGGTGCTGGAAGAGTGGAAGGAAGAAAACCGCAACCTGGGCAAAGACTCCCTGCGCAAGTACGACCAGCTGGCTACCATGATGGAAACCTGGCGGCCTGACCTGCGGCCGGAACAGGTGACGCAGAAGATTGCCAAGGAATATCAGCAGCATCTGCTGGACCTGCAGAAGTCGGACGCCACCATCAAGGTGCATTTCACCGGGCTGCGCAAATGCCTTGAGCAACTGGGGCTGCCGGCCGACATGGCGTGGCTGCAGTATTCGGCCAAGAACGCGCCGCAGCTGGACCTGGAAATCGAGGAGGTGCAGCGGCTGATCAGGTGGCGGCCGACTTCGGACGTACTGGCGGAAGAGCGGGACCGGTGGCTGTTTCAGCTGTTCAGTGGGCGGCGCTACGAGGATCTGGAGAAGTTCGACCCACGGGAGCGGATTACGCTGACGCTGGAAGACGGCCGTAAGGTGCCGGCCCTGCTGCACGCCCAGGGCAAGACGGGCAACGATGCAGCCGTGCCCCTCCCCCCTATTGCGGTGAACATCGGGGAGCGGTGGGGCTGGCAGTTTCCGGCCCGTACCTGGCAGCAGCGCGGCGACTACATCAAGGACATTGCCCAGCAGGCCGGACTTAACCGGGAATGGGACGACCGGCTGATTACAGGCGGGAAGGTGGTGCACAACTGGCGCCCCATTTGGCAGGTGATTAGCACCCACACGGCCCGGCATACGGCGGCTACGCTGCTCAAACAGGTCAGCAACGGCAACAAGGCCCTGGCGAAGCTGGTACTGGGGCACGCCGAGGAAGACGTGACGGACCGCTACGCCAAAGACAAGGCCCGGCTGCTGGCTCCGGCTGTGCTGGATGCCTGGCAGAAGATTCTGGGGGACTGGTACGACAGAGTGCCAGCCTAG
- a CDS encoding thermonuclease family protein codes for MTNNTLRLVAVGFLALSAMLAGSSAAAGSPGSGTNEPRTEPGRVVRVIDGDTYDVLSGGRVLRVRLTGADAPELGQPYGRQVADSVRRLLAPRQLVALTLHGQDLYGRTLAMVALLPGTGKRPAVALDSLLVARGWAWAWAPRHKVPRLAAVQQQAQRQGRGLWHCSPAVPPSIWRNLSAAGKRRYASGCPR; via the coding sequence ATGACAAACAATACGTTACGATTGGTTGCGGTTGGTTTCCTGGCTCTGAGCGCCATGCTTGCGGGCAGTTCGGCAGCGGCCGGTAGCCCCGGTTCCGGCACGAACGAGCCCCGTACTGAGCCCGGCCGCGTGGTGCGCGTCATCGACGGCGACACCTACGACGTGCTGAGCGGCGGCCGGGTGCTGCGGGTGCGCCTGACCGGGGCAGATGCGCCGGAATTGGGCCAGCCCTACGGCCGGCAGGTGGCCGATTCGGTGCGCCGGCTGCTGGCGCCCCGGCAACTGGTGGCCCTGACCCTGCACGGGCAGGACCTGTATGGCCGGACCCTGGCCATGGTGGCTCTGCTGCCCGGAACGGGTAAGCGGCCGGCGGTAGCTCTGGACTCGCTGCTGGTGGCGCGGGGCTGGGCGTGGGCCTGGGCACCCCGACACAAGGTGCCGCGACTGGCGGCCGTGCAACAGCAGGCCCAGCGTCAGGGGCGTGGGCTGTGGCACTGTTCGCCGGCGGTGCCGCCTTCTATCTGGCGCAACCTGAGCGCGGCCGGGAAGCGGCGCTACGCTTCGGGCTGTCCCCGCTGA
- a CDS encoding ATP-binding protein → MSRIPSASPVSRQLNLFDATPVDDVADVATLLSNPENQWFDRKSSRIEPGKLAECMIGLANADGGRIAIGISQGVVEGINAYERKINDLIQAGRDHADPPVRSAVRYLDCLNQKGNPDKILILDVEASEHIHRTPRGKCFLRVGDETRELGPTEERELAFDKREASFDDSIVPGLTQEDLNMAMVEEYARRMGSRDINTLMRSRSIFRSQGSRPGVTQAGRLVFGLDTPVWCYVRYLRYDGTVAETGVRSNLLEDVRLEGTIPELIEQTQQLLRDQIPSVIRQTGNGRFARVPSLPEFAWLEAVVNALTHRSYSLQGDGVHVRQFSDRLEVQSPGRLPGLVRVQNIQNARFSRNPHIARILAEMTNYVRELNEGVRRMFQEMKQSGLREPEYRISDSHVCVILYKQVSTPVPVEQLAELNPFPVHVSGRVAELLPQLMQLFKHGGYALSTGDVAQGLKVSHATARGYLNTLAEQGLLRHDATTAKDPQGRWTAVVGLSDESIKNVVDTASRSAAAKAKRLAFLMPQLHKLFQQNVSMSTGEVALALGVSHGTARKHLARLAEQGMLRREASAPKDPQGCWVFIASPEWERQFLE, encoded by the coding sequence ATGTCCCGGATACCATCGGCCTCACCTGTCTCCCGCCAGCTGAATCTGTTCGATGCTACCCCCGTCGATGACGTCGCAGATGTGGCCACGTTGCTGTCCAACCCCGAAAATCAGTGGTTCGACCGTAAGAGCAGCCGCATTGAGCCAGGCAAGCTGGCTGAGTGCATGATTGGCTTGGCCAATGCTGACGGTGGCCGTATTGCTATTGGTATTTCCCAGGGTGTCGTAGAAGGCATCAATGCCTACGAGCGCAAAATCAACGACCTCATCCAGGCCGGTCGGGACCACGCCGACCCACCCGTGCGCAGCGCTGTCCGCTACCTCGATTGCCTCAATCAGAAAGGCAACCCCGATAAGATTCTGATTCTCGACGTGGAAGCCAGTGAGCATATTCACCGCACGCCCCGCGGCAAATGCTTTTTGCGCGTTGGCGACGAAACCCGTGAGTTGGGCCCCACTGAGGAACGCGAGTTGGCCTTTGATAAGCGCGAAGCTTCCTTCGATGACAGCATCGTACCTGGCCTTACACAGGAAGACCTCAACATGGCTATGGTCGAAGAGTATGCCCGCCGCATGGGCAGCCGCGACATAAATACCCTGATGCGCAGCCGCAGCATCTTCCGTAGCCAAGGCTCACGCCCCGGCGTTACCCAGGCCGGCCGCCTCGTCTTTGGCCTCGACACCCCCGTGTGGTGCTACGTGCGCTACCTGCGCTACGATGGCACCGTCGCCGAAACCGGCGTCCGATCCAACCTTCTCGAAGATGTCCGCCTGGAGGGCACCATTCCGGAACTCATTGAGCAAACCCAGCAGCTTCTGCGCGACCAGATTCCCTCGGTTATCCGCCAGACCGGCAACGGGCGTTTTGCCCGAGTACCCTCACTTCCCGAGTTTGCTTGGCTCGAAGCTGTCGTAAACGCCCTCACCCACCGTTCCTATAGCCTCCAAGGCGACGGCGTGCACGTGCGCCAGTTCTCCGACCGCCTAGAAGTGCAGAGCCCTGGCCGCTTACCCGGCTTGGTTCGCGTCCAGAATATTCAGAACGCCCGCTTTTCCCGCAACCCCCATATTGCCCGCATACTGGCCGAAATGACCAACTACGTGCGCGAGCTGAATGAGGGCGTCCGCCGCATGTTCCAGGAAATGAAACAAAGCGGTCTGCGTGAGCCTGAATACCGCATTTCTGATTCCCACGTCTGCGTTATTCTTTACAAGCAGGTTAGCACACCCGTACCGGTTGAACAACTGGCCGAATTGAACCCGTTTCCTGTGCATGTGAGCGGGCGAGTGGCTGAGTTGCTTCCTCAATTGATGCAGTTGTTCAAACACGGAGGCTATGCTTTATCAACCGGCGACGTAGCGCAAGGGTTGAAAGTCAGCCATGCTACTGCTCGCGGTTATCTCAATACTTTGGCCGAGCAGGGTTTACTTCGTCATGATGCTACCACAGCCAAAGATCCGCAGGGTCGCTGGACTGCAGTGGTTGGTCTGTCTGATGAGTCAATAAAAAATGTTGTTGACACTGCATCGAGGTCAGCCGCTGCTAAAGCCAAGCGTCTCGCGTTTCTAATGCCTCAACTACATAAATTATTTCAGCAGAATGTATCTATGTCTACCGGGGAAGTGGCTTTGGCTTTGGGAGTTAGTCACGGCACTGCGCGCAAACACTTGGCTAGGCTGGCTGAGCAAGGAATGCTGCGCCGTGAAGCCAGCGCCCCAAAAGACCCACAAGGTTGCTGGGTGTTTATAGCATCCCCTGAATGGGAACGGCAGTTTCTGGAGTAG
- a CDS encoding DUF6615 family protein, translating into MAGPICAAFSKASVDTWHRIQEGHTLGYYLGEETLTDLLIRDLLRLRLPAFDIEAFSKLKEGRNGADWEWWFQGSSGKWIGMRVQAKVIDEHSPRFEHLHYLCPGKTIPAGTPPEKFYQSDKLIARALKDDPACPRVPVYCLYSYWQSLPAVGTASVLSWLPLTDSSFGCSIMAAQKVRALRVPLKSGLITYKCALSDTIKDSWPLQWLVCFPFGLTTECIATRVNYALGVMGAREPEINYLVDAPPAYINRLVERRNDARVLGSEVTPNRDIQLPSDVARVLAVRQARQG; encoded by the coding sequence ATGGCAGGTCCTATCTGTGCCGCATTCAGTAAAGCATCAGTTGATACGTGGCACCGCATTCAGGAGGGGCATACACTGGGCTATTATCTCGGCGAAGAAACTCTTACTGACCTACTGATCCGTGACCTGCTGCGGCTGCGCCTTCCAGCCTTCGACATTGAGGCGTTTAGCAAGCTCAAAGAAGGTAGAAATGGCGCTGACTGGGAATGGTGGTTCCAAGGCAGTTCAGGAAAATGGATTGGAATGCGGGTACAGGCCAAGGTAATTGATGAGCATAGCCCCCGCTTTGAGCATCTGCATTATCTCTGTCCGGGTAAAACCATTCCTGCAGGTACGCCACCTGAGAAATTCTATCAGTCAGACAAGCTAATTGCGCGGGCTCTCAAAGATGACCCGGCCTGCCCGCGTGTGCCTGTTTATTGCCTGTACAGCTACTGGCAGTCGTTGCCGGCAGTTGGTACCGCCAGCGTGTTATCGTGGCTGCCATTAACAGACAGCAGCTTTGGCTGCTCAATTATGGCTGCCCAGAAGGTAAGGGCATTGCGTGTACCGCTTAAATCAGGCTTGATAACCTACAAGTGTGCGCTATCAGATACCATCAAGGATTCGTGGCCTTTACAATGGCTGGTCTGCTTTCCGTTTGGGTTAACAACTGAGTGCATAGCCACACGCGTGAATTATGCGCTTGGCGTAATGGGGGCGCGCGAGCCGGAAATCAATTACCTGGTTGATGCGCCCCCCGCTTACATTAACCGGCTAGTTGAGCGTCGCAATGATGCCAGGGTATTGGGCAGTGAGGTGACACCGAATAGGGATATACAGCTGCCCTCAGATGTTGCCCGGGTACTTGCCGTCAGGCAAGCGAGGCAGGGGTAG
- a CDS encoding DUF3427 domain-containing protein has protein sequence MTSSGPNYTSENLNISEVYSRQDLRNQFGINDATINTGVFRPRNTKSVWLFVTEEKTADKTQYKDKLDGNMLKWQGQLSGRTDQLIISHEAENIELLVFYRRNKSEYPGAAFRYLGRFKYHSHQAGHPASFVLLADTRIS, from the coding sequence ATGACCTCTTCTGGCCCTAATTACACTTCCGAAAATCTCAATATTAGTGAAGTATATTCCAGGCAAGACCTGCGTAATCAGTTTGGTATCAACGATGCCACGATCAACACTGGCGTGTTCCGACCGAGGAATACCAAGTCAGTTTGGCTTTTTGTAACCGAAGAAAAAACAGCCGACAAGACTCAGTATAAAGACAAACTGGATGGCAACATGCTTAAATGGCAAGGTCAGCTGAGTGGCCGCACCGACCAGCTTATCATCAGTCATGAGGCGGAGAACATAGAGTTGCTGGTTTTTTACCGCCGCAACAAATCTGAATATCCTGGTGCCGCCTTCCGTTATCTGGGTCGCTTCAAGTACCATAGTCATCAAGCAGGACATCCAGCTTCATTTGTGCTGTTGGCGGATACGAGAATATCATAG
- a CDS encoding very short patch repair endonuclease yields the protein MADKITPARRSYNMARIRSKDTKPELMVRQWLHKQGARFRLHRADLPGKPDIVLPRYRTVVLVHGCFWHAHEGRPCFKIPSSRTEWWQRKLGRNKARDWQHQRALELQGWQVLVVWECELKPARRDATLQHLWNELTDNPLRLAG from the coding sequence ATGGCTGACAAGATTACACCTGCACGGCGGAGTTACAACATGGCACGCATCCGCAGCAAGGATACCAAGCCTGAGCTAATGGTGCGGCAATGGCTGCACAAGCAAGGGGCAAGGTTCCGGCTGCACCGGGCAGATCTGCCAGGTAAACCCGACATCGTACTGCCACGCTACCGCACTGTAGTTCTAGTGCACGGTTGCTTCTGGCATGCGCACGAGGGGCGTCCCTGTTTTAAAATTCCGTCCTCGCGGACGGAATGGTGGCAGCGGAAACTCGGCCGTAACAAGGCGCGGGACTGGCAGCACCAGCGGGCCCTGGAACTACAGGGCTGGCAGGTGCTGGTGGTGTGGGAGTGTGAACTGAAGCCTGCGCGGCGGGACGCGACACTTCAGCATTTGTGGAATGAATTGACTGACAACCCACTTCGCCTGGCCGGCTAG